The Suricata suricatta isolate VVHF042 chromosome 16, meerkat_22Aug2017_6uvM2_HiC, whole genome shotgun sequence genome contains the following window.
gtgtatttatacaatgaaatactactcagcgatcaaaaagaatgaaattttgccttttgcaacaacgtggatggaactagtgaaataagtgaaataagtcagtcacagagaGATggatatcatataatttcactcataggtggaatttgagaaactcaatgGATGAACGTacgggaagggaaggaaaaataaaaacagagggggaggcaaacaataacagattcttaaatacagagaacaaaacgCTGTTGGATTGGGGGGCTGTTGAATgcgtgatgggcattaaggagggcactttcagggatgagaactgggtgtcacatgtaagaCATGAATCGCTGGGTTCtgctacactgtatattaactaacttgaatttaaattaaaaacaataacaaaataagaaaatactccTTGTAACAGAATCTATTGGTTCTGTTGAAAAAGGGAGGCTTTGTCCCACACGAAAAAGAGAAATTCAGTACATTATgcaatgaagaaaacagagagtACAGGGTTAGGAAGCAGAGGAAAAACCTTGAGTATGAATGTGAATTAACCTTGAGCacaaataagaaatcaaagcCCAGTGCAAATTAAAATCGTGTTGGAAAACCAGGCCCCCACCCTCCCTGAGCCAGGACggaccccccccccagcaggcGGGTGCAGGTGTCCTGGGTCACCGAGAGGAGCCTTCATCCGCAGTCTGAGTCCCTGCCACTTCGAGCGGCCGAGTGAGGCCAAGCTGATTAATGATCAGTCCCCAGTTTCTTCAAGAAAAACGGAGAAAAGAATAGAACATGTCCTGGGGGCCATGATGAAAATGTGttagtgttggggcacctggctggctcacttggtagaccttgcgactcttgatctcggggttgtgggttcgagcccccctgTGGATGTAGAGATGACCTAAAAAGAGTCTCTTTAAAAATGCGTTAATGTTTGCAAAGAAGTAAAATAGCAGTTGAACCATTATAAGTTAGATAAATTTATGTcaaatttttaaagatcactGTGGGgcgttaacattttttaatttatttttgagagacagtgtgagcaagggaggggcggagagagaggaaggcgcagaatctgaaacaggctccaggctatgagctgacatcacagagctcgatgcagggcttgaactcacagaccacgagatcatgacctgagctgaagttggacacttaaccaaactgagccacccaggcacccccgtttaggtcgcattttgaaaaaaaatatttttgtaagggcgcctgggtggctcagtcaactcttgggtttggctcaggtcatgatctcatggtttgtgggattgagccccacagtaccccactgcatggagcctgcttgggattctcttgctccctctctctctgcccctcccccactcacacttacacacactctcaaaaataaaaataaaataaataacagaccCATCAAGTGCGCCCACAAGTGTAGATCTTGGGAGTCAGGGAGGAGAGGTGTGGGGACACCTCCCGGCTGTGGAATTTGGAGACCATGTAACCTGAAATAGAAGATGAAGAGCAGATGCACGGAAATACGGCCATGTGCTCTCTGCCCACCACAAGCCAGGGGGCTCTCGGGCTACGGCCCCCAAGGTGCCCACACCCCATTCCTAGGCCAGCACTGTCTGAATGTGTGTGATTAACTTGCCACACAAGCAAACAGGAAAAAGCGAGCCCAACTCAGCAGTAGGGTGATTTAaaaatccttggggcacctgggtgttcagtcggctgagcatccaacttcggctcaggtcatgatctcacagtttgtgggttcgatccccgcgttgggctctgtgctgacagtgcagagcctgcttgggatcttctgtctccatctctctctgcccctcccacacttgggctctctctctctctctctctgtttcaaaaatgaataagctgaCCTCTTTTTATGTGTTACATGGAGGCGTCGTTGCAAGCCTCTTAGGAAGAACAGCATCTAGGCCCAAGGGCATTGGCCAGGTGAGGGAGTGAAGGTCAGATGAAGGACCAGTCTGAGGGCTGGATGGTCCCATTGTGCTTGGAGAACGCATGGTGTGCGGTGTGGACGGAGCTGGAGTAGGGATGGGAAGTGGGAGCCTCGCATGTTCCTCTGTGTGGACCATAAGTGTCAGGGGCCCTCCCTGTGCAATCACGGCCTCAGCAACGCCCTCATATGGTCCACACGTGTGCCcatgtatgtgcatatgttctcagtgtgtgcgtgtgtgtgcattcatgagcacgtgtgtgcatgtgtgcggcCGTGGGCATGGGCATGCGTGTGAGGTGTGGGGCTGTGCCACCTGCTCTGTGCAGGCACACGCCCCCTCAGACGTCTCCCTCACTCGTCTGTGGGACACTGATTCACCCTTTGTCTCGTTTCCTGCTCTAAGCTGGACACTAGGTCTAAGCAGACAGTGGGGGCAAGTTACCCACAGGCCCTGGCTCCACATGCAAGGCTGCTGCAGGCTGGGCCTGTGAAATCATTTATTGATGAGCAAAACGAAGCATAATCCAGGAAACTGGGTCTCAGCTCTCAGATGCCCAGGTGCAGCCCAGGTGCAGCCCGGGTCCAGGGTCCGCTACTGAGCTCTGGAAGGTCTTTAGGGCCAGCTAAGGGGACAGTTAAAACAGAGCCTCTGGGGCCGTTGGGGACCCACAGGACACATCTGGAATCATCTGGGTGACTGTGGGACCACAGCGGAGTCTCTGGAAACCTCTGTAGCCCTGGGTGTTTGGAAATTAAGTGGTACACGCTCTCTCCAAGCACCTAGTGGGTTTCCAGAGGGACCACGTGGGTAATGAATCTCCTGGACGTTGGTTAGGGACCCCCCGAGTCCAGCTCCCGCCTCCAGGAGAGCTCACTGTATGGCTTTTCAGAAAAGATGATCCCGTAGGGAAGCCCCCAGCGGCCACGTCACGGTTTGGCAGGGTGCCTTCCGCGTCTCGGAGCCGAGGCCAGGTGTGCCTGAAGTCAGCGTCTGGCCAGGGATGCGTATGTGCTGGACTCGGCCGTGGGCTCCGTGGACAGTGGGGACGCGCCCCGGGCTGTCCTCTGTGTGAGGACCCGGTGGTCCAGCTGAGCGTACGTCACGTCCTGGGGGCTTCCTGCAGGAGGGGTCTGGGAGAGCGAGACCCAGGGTGACTTGGGGTGGCTGGGACTGTGGGAAGGGAAGCCCGGTGGCCAGCCTCCAGGTGACCGTGAGCCCACCTCCCGAGGTCACCACTGTGCCGCGCCCTCCCACCTAAAATCAGGGCTGGCCTGTGTGACCAGCAGAATATGGCAGAGTGAGAGCATGCCACCTCCAAGGGGAGGCCACAAAAGATCCTGGGACCGCGCTGCTAAAACTGGGGCCGTTTGTTACGTTTTCACGTTACTGCGTACGGGGACTTACTGAGCTGGGCGCTGCCCTGTCCTTCTCAGGAAGTCTGTCAACTGTTGCCGGATCTGGAGGGCGAGCACAGGGGGTCCGGGCTCTGGGGTGGGTCTCAGAAGGCAAATTTGCCTGGAAACCCACAGCTTCAGATTTCACCTTGCACCCCATCTAGAACATCCCGGAATGTTCCCAAACGTTCCCTCCCCCTggcctgtccctcctcctcctcctttaccTGGTGTCCTCTCGAAGATGTCAACCGCTGGGCTGACCCTGTGGGGGAAAGCACAGTGAGCACTGGGGGCCTCCCTGGaggcaggggcgggagggggtcTGGGCCTGTCTCAGGGGCCTCACCTTTCCTGGGGCCTCTGCTCCTCATCTTGGCTGCTGGGGAGCTCTGTGGACAGTCAGGGGTGTGGACGAAGGAGAGAGGATTTCTTCCCAACACCCCGAACAGCCTCCCCAggccctccaccccctccctgagACCTACTGCGTTTTTTCCGACGCtggcaatggaggagggcaagagccaggaggaggaggcaaaggaACAAGGCCACCGAGACCCCAACGAGAATATAGACATGCTCTGTCGACAGGTCTGGGGGAACAGGGAAGATGGAACCAGATTATCAGTAGGGtgcatttatggagcacctactgcaTACCCCATGTATGCTGGGCGCTTGTCACATGCACACCCAAGTGTAAAATCTCCCCAATTCATAACAGTCCTGTCCCATGGGAAGCAACATTACAAAACCAGGGCCCTGAGTGGTCAAGTCCTCTGTCCGCAGGACATCGGCAGGGCTGGCCTATGGCCGGCACCAAAGCCCATTCTTGCCCCAAGAAGCACAGGCCCACCCGGTCCCTGCTCCTTTTCCCTCACTCACCTGGGCTCTTACTGTCGTCCTCATACGTCCGTGTGTCTCCTGGGCAGGAGGAAGCCAGCATGTGGTCAGAGGCCTGAGGTGGGTAGAGAAGCCTGGGTCCTCCCGACACCCCCCACCCAAAAGGGGCTCCTCTAGAACCAATCCATGGAACTTTCCATGGGGATGGACACACTGCATCCGTGCTGTCCAGTGTGATAACCTCACGGGACTATTTCCACTGAAATTCAAGTTAAATACATAGAAGTTAGATCCCCAGCTGCGCTGGTCACTTCCACGGGCTCAGTGGCCACACCCGGCTAGTGGCACCTTGCTGGAGGTTGGGACACGAGGCATGGTCTcgccgaagcgggctctgtgggACAGTGCTGCCCTGCACCCTCCCCTAGCTCACCTCCTTCTGGACTCCCACCCCTGTTTCTCACAGCAGCCCCTGATTGGGGGGCACCTCCCTCCTGGGAGAGAAGAAGTCAGGACTCCGCATCTTGATGTCCCCTGAGGCCCGTCCAACCAGCACGGGCAATGCCGGGGGTCGGCGCATGTGCTGTGCTCCTGCTGGGCTCATGCCTGCTGAGGGTGGAGTCCCCTTGTCCCCTCTTCCGGACAGTGCCCCCTCCCTCCCGGGGCCCCGGAGGCTGAGTCCTCAGTGTCCTTTAAGGAAGGCAGAAAACTTCAGCTCCTGGAGCGTCCCTCCCTCAACACCCTGTCCCGGGTCCATGATCTAGGATCCCACCTGCTccagtatataataaatatgaatatacattttaaagtctgttttcaCTTATATAGGTATCATTTAATTGCTATAAATAATTGTtattatatagaatttaaaattacttagaaTATGTAAGCTATATGACATATCTCAATTACAGAGATTCATTATTAAATGACACCTATTTATGTTGAGATTTAcagatataaactataaaatacataacatttaaTATAGTATATGacattacataatatataatactgtataCTATATTAACATGTAATGataattcatgtattttcttattttaattctattcctTGTATGTATGTTTAATGGtaagatatattctttttttttcaaaaaatttttttgttttttatttatttttgagagacagag
Protein-coding sequences here:
- the LOC115280056 gene encoding leukocyte-associated immunoglobulin-like receptor 1 isoform X1; translated protein: MCPHSTTFLALALCLGPGLHAQKGSLPPPLIHAEPGPEVPLGQRVTIVCRSLAAYEVFRLEKEGGVFQQDVHQRSPRNTEARFRIAAGTGAGGRYQCLYHVGDTWSDRSETLALVVTDTPGDVGCSPPRTCNPTDGRSTPRGSGDPSPVLQASDHMLASSCPGDTRTYEDDSKSPDLSTEHVYILVGVSVALFLCLLLLALALLHCQRRKKRKLPSSQDEEQRPQERVSPAVDIFERTPDPATVDRLPEKDRAAPSSTPPAGSPQDVTYAQLDHRVLTQRTARGASPLSTEPTAESSTYASLARR
- the LOC115280056 gene encoding leukocyte-associated immunoglobulin-like receptor 1 isoform X4; this translates as MCPHSTTFLALALCLGPGLHAQKGSLPPPLIHAEPGPEVPLGQRVTIVCRSLAAYEVFRLEKEGGVFQQDVHQRSPRNTEARFRIAAGTGAGGRYQCLYHVGDTWSDRSETLALVVTGDTRTYEDDSKSPDLSTEHVYILVGVSVALFLCLLLLALALLHCQRRKKRKLPSSQDEEQRPQERVSPAVDIFERTPDPATVDRLPEKDRAAPSSTPPAGSPQDVTYAQLDHRVLTQRTARGASPLSTEPTAESSTYASLARR
- the LOC115280056 gene encoding leukocyte-associated immunoglobulin-like receptor 1 isoform X3 yields the protein MCPHSTTFLALALCLGPGLHAQKGSLPPPLIHAEPGPEVPLGQRVTIVCRSLAAYEVFRLEKEGGVFQQDVHQRSPRNTEARFRIAAGTGAGGRYQCLYHVGDTWSDRSETLALVVTDTPGDVGCSPPRTCNPTGDTRTYEDDSKSPDLSTEHVYILVGVSVALFLCLLLLALALLHCQRRKKRKLPSSQDEEQRPQERVSPAVDIFERTPDPATVDRLPEKDRAAPSSTPPAGSPQDVTYAQLDHRVLTQRTARGASPLSTEPTAESSTYASLARR